Genomic window (Saccharomyces eubayanus strain FM1318 chromosome XVI, whole genome shotgun sequence):
GAAAGGACTAGGAAACCTTGTGGTTGATCATCCTGAATTGAAGAGCGTTATTGAAGATTTCCAAATACTTGGCCAAGACATCAGGATTTCACGTCGTCAAACAGAAAAACTCATGACCGAGGGGAACAATAGTTCTTCTCTCTCATCATCCTCGTCTGTTTTGGGTCTTAAGACAGGAAACAGTCTacgttttccaaaactttggaaaatgGGTTCCAAGAAGGATAAGCTAAAAGAAGTTGACGAAAAGGAGGCAAGAATCAATAAACAGGCAGATAATATCAGACGTGCAAGAAagttggaagaagaagaaaaattagaagCGAATCGTCAGTATGAGAAGGAATTAGAACTCCAAAGGGAAAAATTGATTGAGTTAAAAGTTAAGGAAAAAGTCGAATATGAAGTGGCACAAAAACTAGAGGAGGAGAGAGTCAAAAGAGATGAACAACGCAAGCATAGGGAGCAAGCGGAAAAGAAACGTATATCAACCTTAAAACATGATAGGAAAACAAATTACAAATCAAGAGCTAGCCTTGATAATCCCTCTTTAAAGTCGAAATATGTCGGAAAGATTGATAACGCCGTAAGCAAAAGAAGGTCGCTTGATGTTTCACGAATAGCCAACGAAAAAACGTGCACTCCAGTACGAAAATCAATGGAAGCAACAGATATAGGAATGGCTGCACAATTAGCCTGGTCTCAGTATCAAAGTGGGgcaaatcaaacaaaaatgagTAATAATGGCTTACCTACTAATGAACCCTCAATACGGTATAAATCAACTCaacctttaaaaaaaagatatgaTTACAAAAAGCCAATGGTCAATCGACCGATCATAAAATCACCCACTTTCAATAGGCAAAACAGTAAACCTTCAAGGAGTTCGTCTACAAATGCGCACTTAAAATCGAATAAAGCCAACGGCAATAAAGCTACCGGGAAGAATGAACCAAATTCGGTGCCTACTTCACCAATACTTGTTTCGGAGACTGCAACATTTACCGAACCGAGGCCAAGACGTTCCAAAAGTGCTACACCTGATAGGGAAAGCTCTGGAAGTTTATCCATGGAtcccaaaaaagaagacataTTAAAGTCCGTTCAAGGAGTAGATCGAAGCGCCTGCGAACAGATCCTTAATGAAATCTTGGTAACAGATGAAAAAGTATATTGGGATGATATTGCGGGGTTAAGAAACGCTAAGAACTCTTTGAAAGAGGCCGTGGTTTATCCATTTTTACGACCAGATTTATTCAAAGGTCTCAGAGAACCTATCAGAGGTATGCTTTTGTTTGGCCCACCTGGAACAGGTAAGACAATGATCGCTAAGGCGGTTGCAACAGAATCCAACTCTACATTCTTCAGTGTAAGTGCATCTTCTTTACTATCGAAATATCTCGGTGAATCTGAAAAACTGATTAGAGCATTATTTTACATGGCGAAAAAACTGTCACCTTCTATTATCTTCATAGATGAGATCGATTCGATGTTGACTGCTCGTtctgataatgaaaatgagtCGTCGAGGAGAATCAAAACAGAGCTTCTCATTCAATGGTCTTCGTTATCAAATGCGACTGCTCAGGCTGAAGATCAAACGAATATGCTTGATAGCAGAGTACTTGTTTTGGGAGCCACCAATTTACCTTGGGCTATTGATGATGCAGCAAGAAGACGGTTTTCGAGAAGATTATATATTCCCCTTCCAGATTACGAAACTAGACTATATCATTTGAAGAGATTAATGGCTAAGCAAAAGAATAACTTGGAGGATCTGGATTATGAATTAATAACAAAATTAACGGATGGGTTTTCCGGTTCTGACCTTACATCGTTAGCAAAAGAAGCAGCAATGGAACCTATTAGGGATTTAGGAGATAAGCTGATGTTTGCAGATTTCGATAAGATTAGAGGaattgaaatcaaagacTTTCAAAATTCGTTAGTgacaataaagaaaagtgtATCGCCGGAATCCCTACAAGAATATGAGGATTGGTCCAATAAATTTGGTAGTACCGGTGCTTGAACGTATGGGTATcttgataaaagaaaaacgcATATGAAAAttgcaatttttctttaaaaaatatttactGGCCGGATTTTATTACGTATGTACACTATGTACTATTAAAAGTAAACTAAAAGGGCAAATTTATGTGTTCTGAAATTAATCttttatttacatttaGTTTTYAAAAAGTCACCCTTTAAGAAAGCTACTCCGTTTTTAAATCTAGTGAGAGCGAGTccattaaaaataataaagcaATGGAGGTGAATTTTAAGAAATATATCACTAGGGATTAGAAGGAAACTCAACGTGAATTCGACAATTCGACTAAGCGGTCGCCTTTAGATATCACTAAGTACATTGGTTTGGGCTGATgggaaaatagaaatttttaGCAAATCTAAACGTTAACATCTTAGATTCGCTCTAAAAGATCCACGAATAGTTATTATTGATAGCACTTTTCGTCTTCGACTACACAAGGGGTATATGGAATGTACAGTAGTTATCACAATTATAATAAGTTTGGACTAAATGACCTTATAAGCTCTCCGGCTTCTCtagcaaaaaaagtttcatGTGGGTTGATAATTGGTCTCTCTCTATACATAATCGCCCCCAATTTACATGCGCTTGTCTTTGGAAATTCTCAGCAAAGAATCGGAAAATATACGACGGTCGGTTTGATaaataatggaaatgaTTGTTTTATAACTTCATCGCTTCAGAGTTTGGCCGGCATACCCAGATTTGTGAAATATCTGAAGGCGATCAACTTGATCCTTCGAGAATTAAATAAACCAGATTTGAAATCCGATTTATCCAGAGATGCAGAGGGAGAAAGCCTTGCAATGGGTGAGATTATAGACGTCAATAGATGTGGAGGCCAGCTTTCATCATCTACCCTCTTGCATGAAAGCCTTCTGAGTTTAGTTTCGGATCTGGTGTCTATAAGAGAGCataagaaaacaatatctCCAAAAATAGTGGTAAAAACATTGGAATCCATCTTCaagtcaaaaatttcatctcAACAAAATGATGCGCATGAATTTACGCTACTTTTGTTACAAACtttacaagaagaacactCGAAGTTAGTTGAATATACTAAATATATGTCTGATTCGAATGTACCAAAATTTCCGTTTCAGGGCCaaacttccaaatttttgacTTGCTTACAATGCAACAGGACATCAAAACCATCATATCAAGAGTCATTCATTCGTGAACTGATGGTACCACAACAATCATCAGAGAAACTAGCGAAGATTCTGGCGAACGATGAAACGGAAATCATAGAAGACTACTCATGCTTGATTTGTCAAATCAGGGCCATCCTAAACCATGAAAAGTATagaaacttcaaaaattgttCACAGGAAGAACTGACAATATTAGATGTCTTAAGAAATTATGCGAATGATGCTTCAATTAACGAAGACCTACCAATAGAAGTTGAACAGTACATCAAACATTACGCAAAAGATAAATTGCGTACATCTAATGTGAAGAGTAAAGtcataaaaaaagatgtaGTAGTTCAACTGCCTGAAATCTTGGTAATTCACTTATCAAGATCTACATTTAATGGAATGACATATACCAGGAACCCCTGTAATGtgaaatttgaagaaacgATAAAACTTGCAGAATACGCATCCATCGAGAATGGAACATTAGCAAAATACGGACAAATCGAGtatgatttgaaaagtgtTGTGAAGCACACTGGCTCTCATTCACGCGGCCACTACGTTTGCTACAGAAGTAAGGGTGATATTCTCTTTGACAGTGAAGTTGATTCTTACGTAGAAAGCGCATCAATTATCATTGATAATGATGTTGAAGCCAAGAACCACATTCAAACCATTACATCTATGAAGAACTGCAACGGAAAACGAAGGTac
Coding sequences:
- the YTA6 gene encoding putative AAA family ATPase YTA6; this translates as MTQPISKTGKALHIKELRKTSNTSLEIMAHEKFVIPENFTLAQSLQLLYSVVRSQYKNLATQIDNGEGNKEPVIYGKIHKNLDALLVYVNEGLRKIERTYVLKKGLGNLVVDHPELKSVIEDFQILGQDIRISRRQTEKLMTEGNNSSSLSSSSSVLGLKTGNSLRFPKLWKMGSKKDKLKEVDEKEARINKQADNIRRARKLEEEEKLEANRQYEKELELQREKLIELKVKEKVEYEVAQKLEEERVKRDEQRKHREQAEKKRISTLKHDRKTNYKSRASLDNPSLKSKYVGKIDNAVSKRRSLDVSRIANEKTCTPVRKSMEATDIGMAAQLAWSQYQSGANQTKMSNNGLPTNEPSIRYKSTQPLKKRYDYKKPMVNRPIIKSPTFNRQNSKPSRSSSTNAHLKSNKANGNKATGKNEPNSVPTSPILVSETATFTEPRPRRSKSATPDRESSGSLSMDPKKEDILKSVQGVDRSACEQILNEILVTDEKVYWDDIAGLRNAKNSLKEAVVYPFLRPDLFKGLREPIRGMLLFGPPGTGKTMIAKAVATESNSTFFSVSASSLLSKYLGESEKLIRALFYMAKKLSPSIIFIDEIDSMLTARSDNENESSRRIKTELLIQWSSLSNATAQAEDQTNMLDSRVLVLGATNLPWAIDDAARRRFSRRLYIPLPDYETRLYHLKRLMAKQKNNLEDLDYELITKLTDGFSGSDLTSLAKEAAMEPIRDLGDKLMFADFDKIRGIEIKDFQNSLVTIKKSVSPESLQEYEDWSNKFGSTGA
- the UBP16 gene encoding putative ubiquitin-specific protease UBP16 encodes the protein MYSSYHNYNKFGLNDLISSPASLAKKVSCGLIIGLSLYIIAPNLHALVFGNSQQRIGKYTTVGLINNGNDCFITSSLQSLAGIPRFVKYLKAINLILRELNKPDLKSDLSRDAEGESLAMGEIIDVNRCGGQLSSSTLLHESLLSLVSDLVSIREHKKTISPKIVVKTLESIFKSKISSQQNDAHEFTLLLLQTLQEEHSKLVEYTKYMSDSNVPKFPFQGQTSKFLTCLQCNRTSKPSYQESFIRELMVPQQSSEKLAKILANDETEIIEDYSCLICQIRAILNHEKYRNFKNCSQEELTILDVLRNYANDASINEDLPIEVEQYIKHYAKDKLRTSNVKSKVIKKDVVVQLPEILVIHLSRSTFNGMTYTRNPCNVKFEETIKLAEYASIENGTLAKYGQIEYDLKSVVKHTGSHSRGHYVCYRSKGDILFDSEVDSYVESASIIIDNDVEAKNHIQTITSMKNCNGKRRYKKVKSALKYPYWQISDANIKESKTSTVLNEQKYAYMLYYERVNK